A single Carnobacterium inhibens subsp. inhibens DSM 13024 DNA region contains:
- a CDS encoding YjzD family protein: protein MKYLVTLFWGFFIGQAVNYIGASLSSSSYNFVTASLIGLFIGLMVILIAKTFSEPKREHATK, encoded by the coding sequence ATGAAATATCTAGTTACATTATTCTGGGGATTCTTTATTGGTCAAGCTGTAAATTATATTGGAGCTTCATTATCAAGCAGCTCATATAACTTCGTTACAGCATCACTGATTGGATTATTTATTGGGTTAATGGTGATATTAATTGCTAAAACTTTTTCAGAACCAAAACGCGAACACGCAACTAAATAA
- the dnaE gene encoding DNA polymerase III subunit alpha codes for MSFVQLQVMSSYSLLQSTISIEELVIKAKERGYQAIALTDHNILYGLVDFYKMCKKHQIKPILGLTLDVGGIVKSEENHSIILLAKNAKGYENLMILSSKKMLLAENERLTVDQIEQYSQDLIAITPGETGEAESFLFKDDAESAATVIKKWQKTFPKNQFYIGVQLHLKLKSIKNKLNEVSRDTGTPTVALQDIRYIDADDEFSTAALRAIDKGEALSIQNASINGDYFLPESSLVEKQFKENDLAEEAQRTNAIADMITSEIVLHQQLLPKFPLPTEKSTTAFLKEQCLIGLEKRVSEPDKRYIDRLEYELTVIGKMGFEDYFLIVWDVMAYAHKVKIVTGAGRGSAAGSLVAYLLGITDVDPIEYDLLFERFLNEERYTMPDIDLDFPDNRREEILQYVRNKYGKNHVAQIATFGTLAAKMALKDVSRVFGLSPSEANVWSKAIPSVLGITLEKAFKQSATLRKLVEENEKNTLLFETAKKIEGLPRHISTHAAGVVISDKPLTQYVPLQKGGGEIFLTQYPMGNVEEIGLLKMDFLGLKNLSIIDNALKLVQRETGKRLNLLNIPMQDQETLQLFRKGDMVGIFQFESAGIKSVLRRLEPSSMEDIAAVNALYRPGPMEQIDTFIKRKKGVLPIVYPHESLSEILSVTYGVMVYQEQVMQVAARMGGYTLGQADILRRAIGKKQKSIIDKERQHFTSGAAKLGYTPEVAMQVYDYIERFANYGFNRSHAVAYSFIAYQMAYLKAHYPNAFFVALLNSALNNSTKMKEYIIEAKKRAIKVLSPDINASFGGFSLINSQILFGFSSIKGLRRDMIDDMITNRKNDGKYKDLIDFLKRLDKKWLKPEYIKPLIYVGAFDQFEHSRGTLLASIEGIIQSVQMSGNNIDLFELLKPKYESAPDLTIEEKLENEEHFLGTYLSGHPTEKYDSVRPWKQIVYINELTIGKTSRIIGSIKNIHKITTKKGEPMAFVTISDTSGDCSLTLFPTKYRQFIELLTDKTVLYVEGKVESKREGIPQIIVNQMDDVEKIAGNQTDKKCFIRIQEEQNNNETLEKMKNVMMRSKGNIPVVLYYVQSNKKIGLAEESWINDTPELIEELENLLGKENIVIKNN; via the coding sequence ATGTCATTTGTACAATTACAAGTAATGAGTTCTTATAGTTTATTACAAAGCACCATTTCGATTGAAGAATTAGTCATTAAGGCTAAAGAAAGAGGTTATCAAGCCATTGCTCTTACTGATCACAATATTTTATATGGGTTGGTAGACTTTTACAAAATGTGTAAAAAACACCAGATTAAACCTATTTTAGGATTAACCCTAGATGTTGGCGGTATTGTAAAAAGCGAAGAAAATCATTCAATCATTTTATTAGCGAAAAATGCTAAAGGCTATGAAAATTTGATGATTCTTTCAAGCAAAAAAATGCTTTTAGCTGAAAATGAGCGGTTGACTGTCGATCAAATAGAACAATACAGTCAGGACTTAATTGCAATCACACCTGGGGAAACAGGAGAAGCTGAATCTTTTTTATTTAAAGATGACGCAGAGTCAGCTGCAACAGTTATAAAAAAATGGCAAAAAACATTTCCAAAAAATCAGTTTTATATAGGTGTTCAACTTCATCTAAAGCTGAAATCAATAAAAAATAAATTGAATGAGGTATCTCGAGATACTGGAACACCTACTGTGGCTTTACAAGATATTCGGTATATTGATGCAGATGATGAGTTTAGTACGGCTGCTTTAAGAGCGATTGATAAGGGAGAAGCCCTTTCAATCCAAAATGCTTCTATAAATGGAGATTATTTTTTACCTGAGAGTAGTTTAGTGGAAAAACAATTCAAAGAGAATGACTTAGCAGAAGAAGCTCAAAGAACAAACGCTATTGCTGATATGATAACTAGTGAGATTGTTTTGCACCAACAATTGCTACCAAAATTTCCTTTGCCAACCGAGAAATCGACAACGGCATTTTTAAAAGAACAGTGTCTGATTGGTTTAGAAAAAAGAGTATCCGAACCGGATAAACGCTATATCGATCGCTTAGAATATGAATTAACCGTCATTGGAAAAATGGGATTCGAAGATTATTTCTTAATTGTATGGGATGTCATGGCATATGCTCATAAAGTGAAAATTGTTACTGGAGCAGGCAGGGGTTCAGCAGCGGGTTCTTTGGTCGCTTATTTACTTGGAATTACAGATGTGGATCCAATTGAATATGATCTGTTATTTGAACGGTTTTTAAATGAAGAACGTTATACAATGCCGGATATCGATTTGGATTTTCCTGATAATCGGCGAGAGGAAATATTGCAATATGTCAGAAATAAGTATGGTAAGAATCATGTAGCTCAAATCGCAACGTTCGGCACTTTAGCTGCTAAAATGGCTTTGAAAGATGTATCCCGAGTATTTGGTTTGAGTCCTTCCGAAGCGAACGTTTGGTCTAAAGCTATTCCAAGTGTGCTTGGCATTACTTTAGAAAAAGCTTTTAAACAATCTGCAACGTTAAGAAAACTGGTTGAAGAAAACGAAAAAAATACACTTTTGTTTGAAACGGCCAAAAAAATTGAAGGTTTGCCTCGACATATTTCAACTCATGCTGCAGGTGTAGTCATCAGTGATAAGCCCTTAACTCAATACGTTCCTTTACAAAAAGGTGGAGGCGAGATTTTTTTAACGCAGTACCCTATGGGGAATGTAGAAGAAATTGGATTGTTGAAAATGGATTTCTTAGGTTTGAAGAATTTATCTATTATAGATAATGCATTAAAACTTGTCCAAAGAGAGACTGGCAAGCGATTAAATTTGTTAAACATACCTATGCAAGATCAAGAGACACTTCAATTATTTCGAAAAGGAGATATGGTAGGGATCTTTCAATTTGAATCAGCGGGGATTAAAAGCGTATTGCGCAGGTTAGAGCCATCTTCTATGGAAGATATAGCAGCTGTGAATGCATTGTATCGTCCCGGTCCTATGGAACAGATCGATACGTTTATCAAAAGAAAGAAAGGTGTACTTCCAATTGTATACCCTCATGAATCTCTTTCAGAGATCCTGTCTGTCACTTATGGTGTAATGGTTTATCAAGAACAAGTTATGCAAGTAGCTGCCAGAATGGGAGGCTACACGTTAGGACAAGCGGATATTTTACGAAGAGCGATCGGAAAAAAACAAAAAAGCATTATTGATAAAGAACGACAACATTTTACTAGTGGTGCCGCTAAGTTAGGGTACACCCCAGAAGTTGCCATGCAAGTTTATGATTACATTGAACGATTTGCTAACTATGGTTTTAACCGGTCACATGCAGTAGCGTATTCTTTTATCGCTTATCAAATGGCGTATTTAAAGGCCCATTATCCTAATGCTTTTTTCGTAGCTTTATTAAACTCAGCTTTAAATAATTCTACTAAAATGAAAGAATATATTATCGAAGCGAAAAAAAGAGCCATCAAAGTTCTTTCACCAGACATTAATGCTAGTTTTGGCGGGTTTTCTTTAATTAATAGCCAAATTCTTTTTGGCTTTAGTTCTATAAAAGGGCTGAGAAGAGATATGATTGACGACATGATTACGAATCGGAAGAATGATGGAAAGTACAAAGATTTAATTGATTTTCTTAAAAGACTAGATAAGAAATGGTTGAAGCCAGAATACATCAAACCATTAATCTATGTTGGCGCATTTGATCAGTTTGAGCACTCTCGAGGAACACTTTTGGCATCGATCGAAGGCATCATTCAAAGTGTGCAAATGAGTGGGAATAATATTGATTTATTTGAATTACTAAAACCCAAATATGAATCTGCTCCTGACTTAACAATCGAAGAGAAGTTAGAAAATGAAGAACACTTTTTAGGAACGTATCTATCAGGGCATCCAACTGAGAAATACGATTCAGTACGGCCTTGGAAACAAATTGTATATATAAATGAGTTAACAATTGGAAAAACAAGCAGAATAATTGGTTCAATCAAAAACATTCACAAAATTACAACAAAAAAAGGTGAACCAATGGCTTTTGTGACCATTAGTGATACTTCTGGAGATTGTTCTTTAACATTATTCCCTACAAAATACCGTCAATTTATTGAGTTGCTTACGGATAAAACCGTTTTGTATGTAGAAGGAAAAGTAGAATCAAAACGTGAGGGTATACCGCAAATCATTGTTAATCAAATGGATGATGTGGAAAAAATAGCTGGCAATCAAACGGATAAAAAATGTTTTATTCGGATACAAGAAGAACAGAATAACAATGAAACATTAGAAAAAATGAAAAATGTAATGATGAGATCTAAAGGAAACATACCTGTCGTATTGTACTATGTGCAATCGAATAAGAAGATTGGTTTAGCAGAGGAAAGTTGGATCAATGATACACCTGAATTAATTGAAGAATTAGAAAACCTTCTTGGAAAAGAAAACATTGTTATTAAAAATAATTAA
- the pfkA gene encoding 6-phosphofructokinase, whose protein sequence is MKRIAVLTSGGDAPGMNAAIRAVVRKGLYEGMEVYGINYGYAGLVAGDIRKLTRRDVGDKISRGGTFLYSARYPEFATEEGQLKGIEQLNKFGIEGLVVIGGDGSYMGASALTKHGYPTVALPGTIDNDIPGTDFCIGFDTAINTVLDSVDKIRDTATSHVRTFIIEVMGRNAGDIALWTGVAGGAEQIIIPETEFNMEDIANTIQRGRERGKKHSIVILAEGVMNGNDFAEELSKYGDYQARVTVLGHVQRGGSPTARDRVLSSVFGARAVDLLKAGKGGLCIGIVDNKIVENDIVETLKSGKHMPDVSLYKLNQEISY, encoded by the coding sequence ATGAAACGTATTGCTGTTTTGACAAGTGGTGGAGATGCTCCAGGAATGAATGCAGCTATTCGAGCTGTTGTACGTAAAGGTCTTTATGAAGGAATGGAAGTATACGGCATTAACTATGGTTACGCTGGTTTAGTAGCTGGTGATATACGCAAGTTGACTCGTAGAGATGTAGGTGATAAGATTTCAAGAGGTGGAACGTTCCTTTATTCTGCTCGTTATCCTGAATTTGCTACTGAAGAAGGTCAACTAAAAGGTATTGAACAACTGAATAAATTTGGGATTGAAGGTTTAGTCGTTATTGGTGGAGATGGTTCTTATATGGGAGCTTCTGCTTTAACGAAACACGGCTATCCAACAGTAGCATTACCAGGTACAATTGATAACGATATCCCAGGTACTGATTTCTGTATTGGTTTTGATACGGCTATTAATACCGTACTAGATTCTGTCGATAAAATTCGCGACACTGCAACAAGTCACGTTCGTACTTTTATTATTGAAGTTATGGGCCGTAACGCAGGAGACATCGCATTATGGACAGGTGTAGCAGGCGGAGCAGAACAAATTATCATTCCTGAAACAGAATTTAATATGGAAGACATTGCTAACACGATCCAAAGAGGCCGTGAACGCGGTAAAAAACATAGTATTGTTATTCTTGCCGAAGGTGTTATGAACGGCAATGACTTTGCAGAAGAATTATCAAAATATGGAGACTATCAAGCACGCGTTACTGTTTTAGGACATGTTCAACGTGGAGGATCTCCAACAGCTCGTGACCGAGTATTATCAAGTGTTTTCGGTGCAAGAGCAGTTGATTTATTGAAAGCTGGTAAAGGCGGATTATGTATCGGAATCGTAGACAACAAAATTGTTGAAAATGATATTGTTGAAACGCTAAAAAGCGGCAAACACATGCCTGATGTTAGCTTGTATAAATTAAATCAAGAAATATCTTATTAA
- the pyk gene encoding pyruvate kinase — protein sequence MKKTKIVCTIGPASETVEQLTQMIDAGMNVARLNFSHGDFEEHGARINNIREASKRTGKMVAILLDTKGPEMRTHNMKDGRVDFEEGDVVRISMTEVEGTKEKFSITYPELINDVNPGTHILLDDGLVDLEVTDLDHANGEIVVLVKNPGTLKNKKGVNVPGVSVNLPGITDKDAADIRFGLKNDIDYIAASFVRRASDVLEITQILEEENMTHVQIIPKIENQEGVDNIDEILKVSDGLMVARGDLGVEIPTEEVPIVQKALIQKCNQAGKPVITATQMLDSMQQNPRPTRAEASDVANAIFDGTDAIMLSGETAAGDYPIEAVQTMARIAVRTEEALVNQDAFALKAYSQTDMTEAIGQSVGHTARNLNIQTIVAATESGHTARMIAKYRPKANIVAVTFTERQMRGLALTWGVSPVVSEKPGSTDDMFNLATKIAQETGFATAGDLIIITAGVPVGERGTTNLMKIQLIGTKLASGQGVGTEAVIGKATVATSAEEANKNAVEGGILVVKTTDKDYLPAIEKSSALVVEQGGLTSHAAVIAIAMSIPVIVNVENATTLIKNDELITVDSRRGIVYRGATTAI from the coding sequence ATGAAAAAAACAAAAATTGTATGTACGATTGGTCCAGCAAGTGAAACGGTTGAACAACTAACTCAAATGATAGATGCAGGTATGAACGTAGCCCGTTTAAACTTTTCACATGGTGACTTTGAGGAACATGGAGCACGTATCAACAATATTCGTGAAGCATCAAAACGTACCGGTAAAATGGTAGCTATTCTATTAGATACAAAAGGTCCTGAAATGCGTACACACAACATGAAAGATGGCCGTGTTGACTTTGAAGAAGGAGACGTTGTTCGTATCTCAATGACAGAAGTTGAAGGAACAAAAGAAAAATTCTCAATTACTTATCCTGAATTAATCAATGACGTAAATCCCGGTACTCATATTTTACTAGATGATGGTTTAGTGGACCTTGAAGTAACTGATTTAGATCATGCAAATGGTGAAATTGTTGTTTTAGTTAAGAATCCAGGAACATTAAAGAATAAAAAAGGCGTAAACGTACCAGGTGTATCTGTTAATTTACCAGGAATCACTGATAAAGATGCTGCTGATATTCGTTTTGGTCTAAAGAATGATATTGATTACATCGCAGCAAGTTTTGTACGTCGTGCTAGTGACGTATTAGAAATCACTCAAATTTTAGAAGAAGAAAACATGACTCATGTTCAAATCATTCCTAAAATTGAAAACCAAGAAGGCGTAGACAACATTGATGAAATCTTAAAAGTTTCTGATGGATTAATGGTTGCTCGTGGAGACTTAGGAGTTGAAATTCCTACAGAGGAAGTTCCTATTGTTCAAAAAGCTCTTATCCAAAAATGTAATCAAGCTGGTAAACCAGTTATTACTGCTACACAAATGCTTGACTCAATGCAACAAAACCCACGTCCAACACGTGCTGAAGCAAGTGACGTAGCTAATGCTATTTTTGATGGTACAGATGCTATCATGCTTTCAGGTGAAACTGCTGCTGGGGATTACCCAATTGAAGCTGTACAAACTATGGCACGTATTGCTGTACGTACTGAAGAAGCATTAGTAAACCAGGATGCATTTGCATTAAAAGCTTACAGCCAAACAGATATGACTGAAGCTATTGGTCAATCAGTAGGACATACTGCACGTAACTTGAACATTCAAACAATTGTTGCAGCTACTGAATCTGGACATACTGCACGTATGATCGCAAAATACCGTCCAAAAGCTAATATTGTTGCTGTTACATTTACAGAACGTCAAATGCGCGGTTTAGCATTAACTTGGGGAGTTTCTCCAGTTGTTTCTGAAAAACCAGGTTCAACTGATGATATGTTCAATTTAGCAACTAAAATTGCTCAAGAAACTGGATTTGCTACTGCAGGAGATTTAATCATCATTACTGCCGGTGTACCAGTTGGCGAACGTGGCACAACTAACTTAATGAAAATCCAATTAATTGGAACTAAATTAGCTAGCGGCCAAGGTGTTGGAACAGAGGCAGTTATTGGTAAAGCAACTGTCGCAACAAGTGCTGAAGAAGCAAATAAAAATGCTGTAGAAGGTGGAATTTTAGTTGTGAAAACAACAGATAAAGACTACTTGCCAGCAATTGAAAAATCATCAGCTTTAGTAGTAGAACAAGGTGGCTTAACTAGTCATGCAGCTGTTATTGCTATTGCAATGAGCATTCCAGTAATTGTGAATGTTGAAAATGCTACGACTCTTATTAAAAATGATGAATTAATTACTGTTGATTCACGTCGTGGAATCGTCTACCGTGGAGCTACAACAGCTATCTAA
- a CDS encoding CvfB family protein, which yields MNQSLGKIITGLVTDVNEDAFFVQKDGVTYKLDKTEGMDYKLGDTVEGFAYISMDKDFMLTQELPKVQVGHYAWGTVIDTRKDLGVFVDVGLPDKELVVSLDELPTIKHLWPKKGDRLLITIRVDDKDRMWGELAGDEVFQSLAKKGTEELINQNIKGTAYRLKVIGTFILTEDNQIGFVHPSERKDEPRLGEVVSGRVIGVRPDGVINVSLMPRAYEAIGDDAAMLMAILERTKTDSFPYTDKSSPEDISERFGISKGQFKRAIGNLMKQRLIVQENGETKLVQESSENDQEEN from the coding sequence ATGAATCAATCATTAGGAAAAATTATCACAGGACTTGTTACTGATGTAAACGAGGACGCATTTTTTGTACAAAAAGATGGCGTAACGTACAAATTAGATAAAACTGAAGGAATGGATTACAAACTAGGCGATACAGTAGAAGGTTTTGCTTATATCTCAATGGATAAAGACTTTATGTTAACTCAAGAACTTCCTAAAGTACAAGTGGGTCATTATGCATGGGGTACCGTTATTGATACACGTAAAGATTTAGGAGTATTTGTAGATGTAGGTCTGCCTGACAAAGAATTGGTCGTTTCACTTGACGAATTACCGACCATTAAGCATTTATGGCCTAAAAAAGGTGATCGTTTACTGATAACGATACGAGTAGACGATAAAGACCGTATGTGGGGAGAACTAGCAGGAGATGAAGTGTTCCAATCATTAGCTAAAAAAGGAACAGAAGAATTGATCAACCAAAACATCAAAGGAACAGCGTATCGTTTAAAAGTTATTGGAACGTTTATTTTGACTGAAGACAACCAAATTGGTTTCGTGCATCCTTCAGAACGCAAAGATGAACCTCGTTTAGGAGAAGTTGTGTCCGGTCGTGTCATCGGTGTTAGACCAGATGGTGTGATCAATGTATCTCTAATGCCTCGTGCTTATGAAGCTATCGGCGACGATGCTGCAATGTTGATGGCCATATTAGAACGAACTAAAACAGATAGCTTTCCATATACTGATAAAAGCTCACCAGAAGATATTTCGGAGCGATTTGGAATCAGTAAAGGTCAGTTTAAACGAGCAATTGGAAACTTGATGAAACAACGCTTAATCGTACAAGAAAATGGCGAAACGAAACTTGTTCAAGAATCCAGCGAGAACGACCAAGAAGAAAACTAA
- the xerD gene encoding site-specific tyrosine recombinase XerD, whose protein sequence is MKEDVEEYIRFLTIERGLSKNTIESYKRDIGQYMVFIEQSKLNHWDQIDRYVVLSFLQDLKEKQKSAGTIIRMISCLRQLHQFLKQEQLTKNDPMLHIDTPKKAQKLPKVLSIKEVDLLIETPNTGETLGLRDRAMLEVMYATGLRVSELTELKLDDLHLSLGLIQTIGKGDKERIIPLGDMAIEWIEKYRRYSRPKLEKEGRRSPYLFLNHHGRKLTRQGVWKNLKILVKKAGIEKEVTPHTLRHSFATHLLENGADLRVVQELLGHSDISTTQIYTHITKQRMSSVYKTYHPRA, encoded by the coding sequence GTGAAGGAAGATGTAGAAGAGTATATCCGTTTTTTGACTATTGAAAGAGGTCTTTCAAAAAATACAATTGAAAGTTACAAAAGAGATATTGGACAATATATGGTATTTATTGAACAAAGTAAATTAAACCACTGGGATCAAATTGATCGTTATGTTGTGCTTTCTTTTCTACAAGACCTAAAAGAAAAACAAAAATCTGCTGGCACAATTATTCGAATGATATCTTGTTTAAGACAGCTTCATCAATTCTTAAAGCAAGAACAGTTAACTAAAAATGATCCCATGCTTCATATTGATACGCCTAAGAAGGCGCAAAAACTACCAAAAGTATTGTCTATTAAAGAGGTGGATCTTTTGATTGAAACACCAAATACTGGCGAGACATTAGGATTGAGAGATCGAGCAATGCTCGAAGTTATGTATGCGACAGGATTACGTGTATCTGAATTAACAGAACTAAAATTAGATGACCTGCACTTATCACTAGGATTGATCCAAACGATTGGTAAAGGAGATAAAGAAAGAATTATTCCGTTAGGAGATATGGCTATCGAGTGGATCGAAAAATATCGTCGTTACAGCCGACCAAAATTGGAAAAAGAAGGCCGTCGTTCACCCTATTTATTTCTAAATCATCATGGACGTAAATTAACTAGGCAAGGTGTTTGGAAAAATCTAAAAATACTAGTAAAAAAAGCTGGAATAGAAAAAGAAGTAACCCCTCATACTTTACGTCATTCATTTGCTACGCATTTGCTTGAAAATGGTGCTGATCTAAGAGTTGTTCAAGAATTGCTGGGGCACTCGGATATCTCTACAACTCAAATTTACACGCACATTACTAAGCAAAGGATGTCAAGCGTTTACAAAACGTATCATCCAAGGGCTTGA
- the deoB gene encoding phosphopentomutase: MSYKRVHLIVMDSVGIGEAPDADKFNDLGSDTLGHIAQEAGLTIPHLEELGLGNIKPLKGVRSVTDSLGYYTKLEEVSVGKDTMTGHWEIMGLNIQTPFRVFPEGFPDALLKQIEDFSGRKIVGNKPASGTAIIDEYGEHQLKTGDLIVYTSADPVLQIAAHEDVIPLDELYRICQFVRDITKDDPYMIGRIIARPYVGKPGQFTRTSGRHDYALNPFGKTVLNHLSEGGKEVIAIGKINDIYNGEGITESVRTEHNMDGVDKLLTVMDKDFEGLSFLNLVDFDAKFGHRRDVVGYGQAIDEFDARVEEIVGKLREDDLLLITADHGNDPIAPGTDHTREYVPLLAYSPSMKEHGEISRGHFADIGATIAANFGVQDTGFGKSFLEELK, encoded by the coding sequence ATGTCATATAAAAGAGTGCATTTAATCGTTATGGATTCAGTTGGTATTGGGGAAGCACCTGATGCTGATAAATTTAATGATCTAGGAAGCGACACATTAGGTCATATCGCTCAAGAAGCTGGATTAACAATACCTCATTTAGAAGAATTAGGTCTAGGAAATATCAAACCTTTAAAAGGTGTACGTAGCGTTACTGACAGCTTAGGCTATTACACAAAATTAGAAGAAGTATCTGTTGGTAAAGATACCATGACCGGACATTGGGAAATTATGGGATTAAACATTCAAACGCCTTTCCGCGTTTTTCCTGAAGGATTCCCAGATGCGTTATTAAAACAAATTGAAGACTTTTCCGGCCGCAAAATTGTAGGGAATAAACCAGCTAGTGGAACAGCTATTATTGACGAATATGGGGAACATCAATTAAAAACAGGAGACTTGATCGTTTATACTTCGGCAGACCCTGTTTTACAGATCGCAGCTCATGAAGATGTGATTCCATTAGATGAACTGTACCGAATCTGTCAGTTTGTCAGAGATATTACAAAAGACGATCCTTACATGATTGGCAGAATCATTGCTCGACCATATGTTGGGAAACCTGGACAGTTTACTAGAACGAGTGGACGTCATGATTATGCATTAAATCCTTTTGGTAAGACTGTTCTTAACCATTTAAGCGAAGGCGGTAAGGAAGTTATTGCAATCGGCAAGATAAATGATATTTATAACGGAGAAGGCATCACTGAATCTGTACGCACAGAACACAATATGGATGGTGTAGACAAACTCTTGACGGTTATGGATAAAGATTTTGAAGGTCTTAGCTTCTTAAACTTGGTTGATTTTGATGCTAAATTTGGACACCGTCGTGATGTTGTTGGATATGGTCAAGCAATTGATGAATTTGATGCTCGTGTTGAAGAAATCGTTGGCAAACTAAGAGAAGATGATTTATTATTGATCACTGCCGATCATGGAAATGACCCTATTGCACCTGGAACGGATCACACAAGAGAGTATGTTCCTTTATTAGCTTATTCTCCTTCAATGAAAGAACACGGCGAAATTTCTCGAGGCCATTTTGCAGATATTGGTGCTACTATTGCAGCTAATTTCGGTGTTCAAGATACAGGATTTGGTAAAAGCTTCTTAGAAGAATTAAAGTAA
- a CDS encoding purine-nucleoside phosphorylase produces MTTALLKKVNEAKSYILENGVQDIEVGLILGSGLGELGDEVENPIAISYSKIPHFPVSTVEGHAGQLVYGTLGGKKVLAMQGRFHFYEGYTLEEVTFPIRVMKALGIHSLIVTNAAGGVNTDFTPGELMMITDQINYTGTNPLIGPNDASMGPRFTDMSHAYDAAYQETVRSVAKNMDIDLKEGVYIGFSGPTYETPAEIKMVRQFGADAVGMSTVPEVIVANHAGMRVIGISCITNLAAGMQATLNHEEVVETTQRVKHTFKAFVKTILSEMK; encoded by the coding sequence ATGACTACAGCATTATTAAAGAAAGTTAATGAAGCAAAAAGCTATATTTTAGAAAATGGTGTTCAAGATATAGAAGTTGGATTGATTCTAGGTTCTGGATTAGGGGAGTTAGGGGACGAAGTTGAAAATCCAATTGCGATCTCATATAGTAAGATCCCTCATTTTCCTGTGTCTACTGTAGAAGGACATGCTGGACAATTAGTATATGGAACATTGGGCGGTAAAAAAGTATTAGCTATGCAAGGGCGTTTTCATTTTTATGAAGGGTATACTTTAGAAGAAGTGACTTTCCCGATACGAGTAATGAAAGCACTTGGTATCCATTCATTGATCGTGACAAATGCAGCTGGCGGAGTCAATACTGATTTCACTCCAGGCGAATTAATGATGATCACAGATCAAATTAACTATACTGGTACCAATCCTTTAATAGGACCAAATGATGCTTCTATGGGACCGCGTTTCACGGATATGAGTCATGCCTATGATGCAGCTTACCAAGAAACCGTTCGTTCTGTAGCTAAGAACATGGATATAGACTTAAAAGAAGGCGTATATATTGGTTTTTCTGGTCCAACTTATGAAACTCCAGCCGAAATAAAAATGGTTCGTCAATTTGGTGCTGATGCTGTTGGGATGTCTACTGTTCCAGAAGTTATTGTAGCAAACCATGCAGGTATGAGAGTCATCGGTATATCTTGTATTACTAATTTAGCTGCTGGCATGCAAGCGACATTAAATCATGAAGAAGTGGTAGAAACAACACAGCGTGTTAAACATACATTTAAAGCTTTTGTAAAAACTATTCTTTCAGAAATGAAATAA